From the Candidatus Bathyarchaeota archaeon genome, one window contains:
- a CDS encoding DUF99 family protein, with product MVDYLKKLQEKLNVESIISIGVDDGKLPPRNSNLRKTLLVAVKLKGFTIKNVFLDEITIDSLDVTSVLTNLLKGKDFNLIFLSGVSFAGFNLIDVEKLFDVFNKPIIVVAEEKPNNLAVKKALKLHFKDWVERWKIVRKLGRLYRVKIDLYKNPLYFEVFGIRHDKARKIIKSFSLFGKAPEPVRIARIIARGLSDY from the coding sequence TTGGTGGATTATTTAAAGAAACTTCAAGAAAAATTAAACGTTGAATCGATAATAAGCATAGGAGTTGATGATGGGAAGCTTCCTCCAAGAAACTCTAATCTAAGAAAAACTTTACTGGTAGCAGTTAAGTTAAAAGGGTTTACTATAAAAAACGTTTTTTTAGATGAAATTACGATTGATAGCCTTGACGTTACATCTGTTTTAACTAACCTTCTTAAAGGAAAAGATTTTAATTTAATCTTTTTAAGCGGAGTTTCCTTCGCAGGATTTAATCTAATTGATGTTGAAAAATTATTTGATGTTTTTAATAAACCTATAATAGTTGTAGCTGAGGAAAAACCTAATAACTTAGCTGTGAAAAAAGCGCTTAAGCTTCATTTTAAAGATTGGGTTGAAAGATGGAAAATAGTAAGAAAGCTCGGTCGATTATATAGAGTTAAAATAGATTTATATAAAAATCCTTTATATTTCGAGGTTTTTGGGATTCGCCATGATAAAGCTAGGAAAATAATTAAATCTTTTTCCTTATTTGGTAAAGCTCCCGAACCTGTTAGAATAGCTAGAATAATAGCACGCGGTTTAAGCGATTATTAA
- a CDS encoding DNA-directed DNA polymerase II small subunit, translating to MNNLRKVIQLVAKQGYQIGAESLIFLQSLSEDEAEEVVKEALKIAEEINPKPIVINEEILEAAKKKIKSKTVVNLKTKIPVAKEFESRIEIIKDPTNKITSTGSIEEFNQYFKDRFNKLKGILQQRIDCKSASTLSQALQSPLNSKVKFVAMIIDKREKKDKIILKVDDEETSGAVIIFKERSREVYETAQSLVLDQVVCIEGTLIKDGLIVAENIIHPDLPEKKREEIKEEISVALLADLHCGSKNFLKETFERFLLWLNGEVGSEKQKELAGQVKYIIIAGDLIDGVGVYPEQEEELEITNIYRQYEVIAEYLKEIPDYINILIIPGNHDAVRQALPQPAIPKEFMELINEDGKVISIGNPSEVKLHEVSFLIYHGTSLNDIISSVPKLNYEKPEKALEFLLKIRHLAPIYGANTPISPEKEDYLVVDEAPDIFVAGHTHVAGCEKYKGTMIISCGTWQAQTGYQKKLNVKPTPGILSLIKLDTMQVNILDFSIF from the coding sequence TTGAATAATTTAAGAAAAGTTATTCAATTGGTTGCAAAGCAAGGATACCAGATAGGGGCTGAAAGCTTAATTTTTCTTCAATCATTAAGCGAAGATGAAGCTGAAGAAGTTGTTAAAGAAGCGTTAAAAATAGCTGAAGAAATAAATCCAAAACCTATAGTTATTAACGAAGAGATTTTAGAAGCAGCTAAGAAAAAAATTAAATCTAAGACAGTTGTTAACCTTAAAACTAAAATCCCAGTAGCTAAAGAGTTTGAAAGCCGAATAGAAATTATAAAGGATCCAACAAATAAAATTACCTCTACAGGTTCTATAGAAGAGTTTAATCAATACTTTAAAGATAGATTCAATAAATTAAAAGGAATTCTCCAGCAAAGAATCGATTGTAAAAGCGCTAGCACCCTAAGCCAAGCGCTTCAATCACCTTTAAACTCTAAAGTAAAGTTTGTAGCAATGATTATCGATAAAAGAGAGAAAAAAGATAAAATAATTCTTAAAGTGGATGATGAAGAAACCTCAGGAGCCGTTATAATATTTAAAGAAAGAAGTAGAGAAGTTTATGAAACAGCTCAAAGCTTAGTTTTAGATCAAGTTGTTTGTATTGAAGGGACCTTAATTAAGGATGGCTTAATAGTAGCTGAGAATATTATTCACCCGGATTTACCTGAGAAAAAAAGAGAAGAGATTAAAGAAGAGATTAGTGTAGCTTTATTAGCGGACCTTCACTGCGGTAGCAAAAACTTTCTAAAAGAAACTTTCGAAAGATTTCTTTTATGGTTAAATGGCGAAGTGGGAAGTGAAAAACAAAAAGAGTTAGCTGGCCAAGTTAAATACATTATTATAGCTGGAGATTTAATTGATGGTGTTGGAGTTTACCCTGAACAAGAGGAGGAATTAGAAATAACAAATATTTATAGACAATATGAGGTTATAGCAGAATATTTAAAAGAAATTCCAGATTATATAAATATTTTAATTATTCCAGGTAACCATGATGCTGTTCGTCAAGCACTTCCTCAACCAGCTATTCCAAAAGAATTTATGGAGTTAATTAATGAGGATGGAAAAGTTATTTCTATAGGAAACCCGAGCGAAGTAAAACTTCATGAAGTCTCTTTTTTAATTTACCATGGAACCAGTTTAAATGACATTATTTCATCTGTGCCAAAGTTGAATTATGAAAAGCCTGAGAAGGCTCTTGAATTTCTGTTAAAAATTAGGCATTTAGCTCCTATTTATGGAGCTAACACACCAATATCTCCAGAAAAAGAAGATTATTTAGTTGTAGATGAAGCTCCAGATATATTCGTGGCTGGGCATACGCATGTGGCTGGATGTGAAAAATACAAGGGAACGATGATAATAAGCTGTGGCACGTGGCAAGCTCAAACAGGATACCAAAAAAAGCTTAATGTAAAGCCTACACCAGGAATTTTATCATTAATTAAATTAGATACAATGCAAGTTAATATCCTAGATTTTTCTATTTTTTAG
- a CDS encoding orc1/cdc6 family replication initiation protein, with protein MSLNEPLENVFNKFLSGSKIFLNRDVLRHDYVPESLPHRSEEIQKLGSILAPSLNNQKISNVFIYGKTGTGKTAVTKYVVSRLEKKAKSIGAPITICYVNCRLAGTNYRVLAEICNSLGLRIPFTGLAVGEVLTRLKKDLNSNQIIQLTVLDEIDALIKRQEDDTLLYELTRINENLKNSWVGLIGISNDLHFKEFLDPRVLSSLSEEELVFKPYLANELYDILLERAENAFRPNVLSESSLRLCAALAAGEHGDARRALDLLRVAGEIAERNGDSSITEEHVKLAQQKIENDRISDALKSLPLHSKIVLISAYLMDDLNPEGSITGDLYECYCGLCNRITVEPLTQRRVSGLISELDIMGLLNARVVSFGRHGRTKKIRLGISKKTLLNILSEDATVGGLFKETSRKIKR; from the coding sequence ATGAGCTTAAATGAACCGTTAGAAAACGTATTTAACAAATTTCTTTCTGGAAGCAAGATTTTTTTAAATAGAGATGTTTTACGTCATGATTATGTTCCTGAATCTCTTCCTCATAGAAGCGAGGAAATTCAAAAGCTTGGAAGCATTTTAGCTCCCTCCTTAAATAATCAAAAAATTTCAAATGTTTTTATTTATGGGAAAACTGGAACTGGGAAAACTGCTGTAACTAAATACGTTGTTTCTCGCCTTGAGAAAAAAGCTAAATCTATAGGCGCTCCAATAACTATATGTTACGTTAACTGCCGTTTAGCTGGAACTAATTATAGGGTTCTTGCTGAAATATGCAATTCTTTAGGTTTACGAATTCCTTTTACTGGTTTAGCTGTAGGTGAAGTCTTAACTAGACTTAAAAAAGACTTAAACTCTAATCAAATAATTCAATTAACTGTTTTAGATGAAATTGATGCTTTAATTAAACGTCAAGAAGATGATACATTGCTTTATGAGCTTACAAGAATTAATGAAAATTTAAAAAACAGTTGGGTTGGATTAATAGGGATATCTAATGACCTCCATTTTAAAGAGTTTCTAGACCCTAGAGTTTTAAGTTCTTTAAGCGAGGAGGAGTTGGTTTTTAAACCTTATTTAGCTAACGAGCTTTATGATATTCTTCTTGAAAGAGCTGAAAACGCTTTTCGTCCAAATGTTTTATCTGAATCAAGCTTGAGATTATGCGCTGCTTTAGCTGCAGGAGAACATGGAGATGCTAGACGTGCGCTTGATTTATTGAGAGTTGCAGGTGAAATAGCTGAAAGAAACGGCGACTCCTCTATAACTGAGGAACATGTTAAACTAGCTCAACAAAAAATTGAAAATGATAGAATTTCAGATGCATTAAAATCTCTTCCGTTACACTCGAAAATTGTTTTAATAAGCGCTTATTTAATGGATGATTTAAATCCAGAAGGCTCTATTACAGGCGATTTATATGAATGTTATTGTGGATTATGTAATCGAATAACCGTTGAACCATTAACTCAGAGAAGGGTAAGCGGTTTAATCAGCGAGCTTGACATCATGGGGCTGCTTAACGCTAGGGTAGTAAGCTTTGGTAGGCATGGTAGAACCAAAAAAATTAGGTTGGGGATTTCAAAGAAAACTCTTTTAAATATTCTTTCTGAGGATGCTACAGTTGGTGGATTATTTAAAGAAACTTCAAGAAAAATTAAACGTTGA